A genomic region of Deltaproteobacteria bacterium contains the following coding sequences:
- the hemB gene encoding porphobilinogen synthase: MYFPDYRPRRLRKNENFRRLLRETALSVNDLVYPLFVVEGKGVKKPISSMPGNFQLSIDNLVKEVEKTKELDIPAVLLFGIPDKKDEVASGAFARDGIVQRAVRRIKEKVPDILVITDVCLCEYTNHGHCGMIEKGDVDNDSTLEVLAETALSHAKAGADMVAPSAMMDGQIGAIRETLDEAGYETLPVMAYAAKYASCFYGPFREAAESTPQYGDRKSYQMDPANSDEAIREMNLDVEEGADILMVKPALPYLDIIRRAKEEFDLPVAAYNVSGEFSMIKAAANLGWLDGEKAMMESLISIKRAGADIIITYFAQEVAEVLQR; this comes from the coding sequence ATGTATTTTCCCGATTATCGGCCCCGAAGGCTCAGAAAAAACGAGAATTTCCGCAGGCTACTGCGCGAGACGGCGTTATCCGTCAACGATCTGGTCTATCCGCTCTTCGTGGTGGAAGGCAAAGGAGTAAAGAAGCCGATCAGCTCCATGCCCGGCAATTTCCAGCTCTCCATTGATAATCTTGTCAAAGAAGTCGAGAAGACCAAAGAGCTGGACATACCGGCAGTGCTCCTCTTCGGCATTCCCGACAAGAAGGACGAGGTGGCCTCGGGCGCCTTTGCCCGCGACGGGATCGTGCAGCGGGCGGTGCGCCGGATCAAGGAGAAGGTTCCCGATATCCTGGTCATTACCGATGTCTGCCTTTGCGAATACACCAATCATGGCCATTGCGGCATGATCGAAAAAGGAGATGTGGATAACGATTCCACGCTGGAGGTGTTGGCCGAGACGGCTCTTTCCCATGCCAAAGCAGGTGCGGATATGGTCGCGCCGTCGGCAATGATGGACGGCCAGATCGGTGCGATCCGGGAGACGCTGGACGAAGCGGGCTATGAAACGCTGCCCGTGATGGCCTATGCAGCCAAATACGCCTCCTGTTTTTACGGACCCTTCCGCGAGGCCGCTGAAAGCACACCACAATACGGCGACCGCAAGTCCTACCAGATGGACCCGGCCAACAGCGATGAGGCTATCCGCGAGATGAACCTCGACGTGGAAGAGGGAGCCGACATCCTGATGGTAAAACCGGCCCTCCCCTATCTGGATATCATCCGCCGGGCAAAAGAGGAATTCGATCTGCCTGTGGCGGCGTATAACGTGAGCGGCGAGTTTTCCATGATCAAGGCGGCGGCAAACCTCGGCTGGCTCGACGGCGAAAAGGCCATGATGGAATCGCTGATCTCCATCAAGAGGGCCGGGGCCGACATTATTATTACGTATTTCGCCCAGGAGGTGGCCGAGGTGCTGCAACGATGA